A stretch of DNA from Syntrophorhabdaceae bacterium:
AAAACCAGAAAAAGACGAGGATACCGAGATGAAAGAGAAGAGTTTGGACCTTGGCAAGATAAAGGATGCGGACCTGATACGGACACGGGAGTTTGGAAAGTTTGGATCCTGGTCTATCTATCTGATTGGTGCAGTCTGCTCGCTCTTCCATCTCTACTGCCTTCTTATAAGCCCGATAGACCCATGGTTTTTCAGGGGAATGCATATCGTCTTCCTTGCCTCCCTTTGTTTTCTCCTGTACCCCGGCTGGCAGGGCGCAAGCAAAAAGGTACACTTCGTCGATTACATCCTGATCCTCATGATTATGGTCCCTTTTGTTTACATGGTAATCAACTTTGATGAGTGGATCTACAGGGTGGGTGTTGTACCCACCACCTGGGACACAATAATTTCTCTCATATTCATTGTGGCGATCCTCGAAATGACAAGAAGGACCACGGGACTCGCCCTTTCTATCATCGCCACCACGTTCATCCTCTATGGGCATTTCGGTAGTTCCCTCCCAGGTCTTTTTTATCACAGAGGTTATAGCTGGCCAAGGATCTTCACCTACCTTTTCAGTCTCGATGGGATCCTTGGCCTTCCCATCTTTGTATCTGCTGCTTACGTCTATATATTTGTGATCTTCGGTGCCTTTCTCAGGAGTTCCGGGGTGGGCGCCTACTTTATCCAGTTCTCTAACGCTATCGTAGGCTGGGCGCGGGGAGGTCCTGCCAAGGTTGCCATTATTTCGAGCTCTCTTTTTGGTACTGTGTCAGGAAGCTCCGCCGCGAATGTCGTCGGCACAGGAAGCTTCACTATCCCCATGATGAAAAGCATGGGCTACAAACCACACTTCGCCGGAGCCGTGGAGGCTGTTGCGTCAACGGGGGGCCAGATAATGCCTCCCGTGATGGGCGCGGGCGCCTTTCTCATGGCTGAGGTCCTCGGGGTACCCTACGTGAAGGTCCTCGTGGCAGCAATATTGCCGGCGGCCATGTACTACCTTGCCGTCTATTTCATGGTCGATTTTGAAGCCGCAAAGACCGGTCTTAAAGGTCTTCCACCGGATCAGATCCCCAACAAAAAAGAAACCTTGAAAAGAATCTACATGTTTGCCCCTTTGGCAATCCTCGTTTACTACATAGCAGTGGCAATGGCCTCTATCATTAAGGCCGGTAC
This window harbors:
- a CDS encoding TRAP transporter permease, encoding MKEKSLDLGKIKDADLIRTREFGKFGSWSIYLIGAVCSLFHLYCLLISPIDPWFFRGMHIVFLASLCFLLYPGWQGASKKVHFVDYILILMIMVPFVYMVINFDEWIYRVGVVPTTWDTIISLIFIVAILEMTRRTTGLALSIIATTFILYGHFGSSLPGLFYHRGYSWPRIFTYLFSLDGILGLPIFVSAAYVYIFVIFGAFLRSSGVGAYFIQFSNAIVGWARGGPAKVAIISSSLFGTVSGSSAANVVGTGSFTIPMMKSMGYKPHFAGAVEAVASTGGQIMPPVMGAGAFLMAEVLGVPYVKVLVAAILPAAMYYLAVYFMVDFEAAKTGLKGLPPDQIPNKKETLKRIYMFAPLAILVYYIAVAMASIIKAGTMAVVACIAVSWTSKETRMGLKKVIDSLANGARGAIEMAGTCAAAGIVIGIISQTGIGLKFATILLEYSKGILPLALFLSMVVAIVLGMGMPTTAAYAICAAVITTGLIKLGAIPIAAHLFVFYFACISAITPPVALAAYAGAAIAKASPNKVGFTAMKLGIAAFIAPYMFIFNPAMLFIGSLTDIIIVAVTALLGTFALACGMQGWLLGKVVGLPIRVLLIAGAIMLIKPGIYTDIAGVCILVLTYFLSRFFSKKQTNTQTS